Proteins from one Oscillatoria nigro-viridis PCC 7112 genomic window:
- a CDS encoding 2TM domain-containing protein, translating to MPPRWPRKPDRNDPEYRRLDDRMNFAIHVGLFSATNSGLWFVHNLQKADWPWAISVTGGWALVVLAHAIYHFAIADYSPLTKDSG from the coding sequence ATGCCTCCTCGTTGGCCCCGCAAACCCGATCGCAACGATCCAGAGTACCGTCGGTTAGATGACAGGATGAATTTTGCTATCCACGTCGGTCTTTTTTCTGCTACCAATTCAGGTTTGTGGTTTGTTCACAATTTGCAAAAGGCTGATTGGCCTTGGGCAATTTCGGTAACGGGTGGATGGGCTCTAGTAGTTTTGGCCCACGCGATTTACCATTTTGCGATCGCCGATTATTCGCCCCTCACCAAAGATTCTGGCTGA
- the moaC gene encoding cyclic pyranopterin monophosphate synthase MoaC → MQDLSQTFSKLPDAAQLTHLDNSGEAQMVDVSAKVPTVRQAVAAGRVRMLPETFAAIEAGNAPKGDVLGTARLAGIMAAKQTAHLIPLCHPLPLSSVEVQVMPDAGLPGYQIRATVKIKAETGVEMEALTAVSVAALTLYDMAKGLEKSIAIESIRLVSKSGGKSGDYENVEA, encoded by the coding sequence ATGCAAGACCTTTCGCAAACTTTTTCTAAATTGCCCGATGCGGCACAGCTAACTCACCTCGACAACAGCGGGGAAGCCCAAATGGTGGACGTTTCAGCGAAGGTGCCGACTGTGCGGCAAGCTGTGGCTGCGGGTCGGGTGCGGATGTTGCCGGAGACTTTTGCGGCGATTGAAGCGGGGAATGCGCCGAAAGGTGATGTGTTGGGTACTGCAAGGCTGGCTGGAATTATGGCGGCGAAACAGACTGCACATTTGATTCCTCTGTGTCACCCTCTGCCGCTGAGTAGCGTGGAGGTGCAGGTAATGCCGGATGCTGGGTTGCCGGGGTATCAAATTCGGGCGACGGTGAAAATTAAGGCGGAAACAGGGGTGGAAATGGAGGCGCTGACGGCGGTTTCGGTGGCGGCGCTGACTTTGTACGATATGGCCAAAGGATTGGAAAAGTCGATCGCCATTGAATCGATTCGACTGGTGAGTAAAAGTGGCGGCAAGTCTGGAGACTATGAAAATGTAGAGGCATAA
- a CDS encoding ISKra4 family transposase (programmed frameshift), which translates to MTPSDQQQLKAHLKAVAKILYRNTEPTELKTFESIEKAVRQKMLSEVGPEIGSFFFPAVSGIQTGKPRKIKSIIGSLDITDNQAKYFGLKAYSQFSPLMENCCLLISANESYQMAEKDLEKFTGIKISHSTLQRLVKRQELELPTSQQGVKEITLDGGKVRLRNATKGESCYWKDYKAVCLDNIYAGAFFQNNQDLIDWTNSQKLLHPMYCLGDGHAGIWNIFKEIGDNEQRQEILDWYHLKENLYKVGGSIKRLKLAENMLWQGKVDEVINLFKDFKGQAFKTFCNYLDTHRCRIVNYQYYKEESISSIGSGTVESTIKRIGLRVKISGAQWNIENVSSMLALRCAYLNGQLSI; encoded by the exons ATGACACCCTCAGACCAACAACAACTAAAAGCCCACTTAAAAGCGGTAGCAAAAATTCTTTACAGAAATACAGAGCCAACTGAGTTAAAAACTTTTGAAAGTATAGAAAAAGCAGTCCGTCAGAAAATGTTATCAGAGGTTGGTCCAGAAATAGGTAGCTTTTTTTTTC CAGCAGTATCAGGAATTCAAACAGGAAAACCCCGAAAAATAAAATCAATAATCGGATCGCTCGACATTACAGATAATCAGGCAAAATATTTTGGCTTAAAAGCTTACAGTCAATTTAGTCCCCTGATGGAAAATTGCTGTCTTTTAATCAGTGCTAACGAATCTTATCAAATGGCAGAAAAAGATTTGGAAAAATTTACTGGGATCAAAATTTCTCACAGTACATTACAAAGATTAGTCAAAAGACAAGAATTGGAATTGCCTACATCTCAACAAGGAGTCAAAGAAATTACATTGGATGGCGGTAAAGTCAGACTACGCAACGCAACCAAGGGCGAGAGCTGTTACTGGAAAGACTATAAAGCCGTGTGTTTAGATAATATTTATGCGGGAGCGTTTTTTCAAAATAATCAAGATTTAATTGATTGGACTAATAGCCAAAAATTACTACATCCTATGTATTGCCTCGGAGATGGCCATGCCGGAATTTGGAACATATTTAAAGAAATTGGAGACAATGAACAAAGACAAGAAATCTTAGATTGGTATCATCTGAAAGAAAATCTCTACAAGGTAGGGGGTTCAATAAAACGATTGAAATTAGCCGAAAATATGTTATGGCAAGGCAAAGTTGATGAAGTTATAAATTTATTTAAAGACTTTAAAGGTCAAGCATTTAAAACGTTTTGCAATTATTTAGATACCCATCGCTGCCGAATAGTAAATTACCAATACTACAAAGAAGAATCCATAAGTTCGATTGGTTCTGGAACAGTGGAATCAACAATAAAACGCATTGGATTAAGGGTAAAAATATCGGGAGCGCAATGGAATATTGAGAACGTTTCCTCTATGCTTGCTCTTCGCTGTGCTTATCTCAACGGTCAACTTTCAATTTGA
- the murJ gene encoding murein biosynthesis integral membrane protein MurJ, with translation MSQLQKPSRSLAGIAGIVAVATLISKVFGLVRQIAIAAAFGVGVAVDAYNYAYVIPGFLFILLGGINGPFHSAIVSVLARRDKKEAAPLVETITTLVGGLLLLVTIALIIFADPLIDLVAPGLNRTVEGLQIKAIAVQQFRIMAPMALLSGLIGIGFGTLNAADMYWLPSISPLFSSVALVGGLGILALQLGDKIIQPEYALIGGLVLAWGTLAGAVLQWLVQLVAQWRAGLGTLRLRFNFKRPGVQEVIKVMVPATLSSGMLQINVYTDLFFASYIPQAASAMGYSGLLVMTPLGIISNVILVPFLPIFSRLTEPKDWPELKDRIRQSLILTALTMLPLSALMATLAGPIVRVVYERYAFDRSASEFVTPILMAYSIGMFVYLGRDVVVRVFYALGDGETPFRVSIINIFLNGLLDYLLVGAFGAPGLVLATVGVNLISMVMLLYLLDKKLGGLPWGEWSLPFLGLTSGSCLTAFVTLATLQACQRVLGTEGLVIQLVQLSVASFVGLGVFALFVSQMKLPEVDMFVDRIRGRFRK, from the coding sequence GTGTCCCAATTACAGAAGCCCTCTCGTTCCCTCGCAGGGATTGCCGGCATTGTGGCAGTCGCCACTCTAATTAGCAAAGTCTTTGGATTGGTGCGCCAAATTGCGATCGCCGCAGCCTTTGGAGTCGGCGTCGCCGTCGATGCCTACAACTACGCCTACGTCATCCCTGGTTTCTTATTTATTTTGCTGGGAGGGATTAACGGGCCATTTCACAGCGCCATAGTCAGTGTTTTAGCCCGCCGGGATAAAAAAGAAGCAGCGCCCTTAGTCGAGACTATCACCACCTTAGTCGGGGGCTTGTTGCTGTTGGTGACGATCGCTTTAATTATTTTTGCCGATCCGCTGATAGATTTGGTGGCACCTGGATTAAATAGAACAGTAGAAGGTTTACAAATTAAAGCAATTGCCGTCCAGCAATTTCGGATTATGGCGCCGATGGCCTTACTTTCAGGCTTAATCGGCATTGGTTTCGGTACTCTCAACGCCGCCGATATGTACTGGTTGCCTTCGATTAGTCCTTTATTTTCCAGCGTTGCACTTGTCGGCGGTTTGGGGATTCTGGCACTGCAACTCGGAGACAAAATTATTCAGCCGGAATACGCATTAATTGGCGGCTTAGTGTTAGCTTGGGGAACTTTAGCGGGTGCAGTTTTGCAGTGGTTGGTGCAACTGGTGGCGCAGTGGCGCGCCGGCTTGGGAACATTGCGCTTGCGGTTTAATTTTAAACGGCCGGGAGTGCAAGAAGTAATTAAGGTGATGGTTCCTGCTACCTTATCATCAGGAATGCTGCAAATTAATGTCTATACTGACCTATTTTTTGCATCCTACATCCCTCAAGCTGCCTCTGCGATGGGTTACAGCGGCTTGTTAGTTATGACGCCTTTAGGCATCATTTCTAATGTAATTTTAGTGCCATTTTTGCCGATATTTTCTCGCCTCACCGAACCAAAAGATTGGCCGGAATTAAAAGATAGAATTCGTCAATCTTTAATTTTGACTGCCCTGACAATGCTGCCGCTGAGCGCTTTAATGGCAACACTTGCCGGGCCGATCGTCCGCGTGGTTTACGAACGCTATGCTTTCGATCGGTCAGCCTCGGAGTTTGTCACGCCGATCTTGATGGCTTACAGTATAGGAATGTTTGTGTATTTGGGTCGCGACGTTGTGGTACGGGTATTTTACGCTTTGGGAGACGGAGAAACTCCTTTTCGCGTCAGTATTATCAATATCTTTTTGAACGGACTGCTGGATTATTTGTTAGTAGGAGCTTTTGGCGCGCCCGGATTAGTTTTGGCGACGGTGGGAGTGAATCTTATTTCGATGGTTATGCTTTTGTACTTATTAGATAAAAAGCTGGGCGGCCTGCCTTGGGGGGAGTGGAGTTTGCCTTTTCTGGGGTTGACTTCTGGCAGTTGTTTAACTGCTTTCGTTACCTTGGCTACTCTGCAAGCCTGTCAAAGAGTTTTGGGTACTGAAGGTTTGGTAATTCAATTAGTGCAGTTGAGTGTGGCAAGTTTTGTAGGGTTAGGAGTTTTTGCCCTGTTTGTCAGTCAGATGAAGTTGCCGGAAGTTGATATGTTTGTCGATCGCATTCGGGGGCGTTTTCGCAAATAA
- a CDS encoding DUF3181 family protein, producing the protein MANTTQAIESLAAEIGENVYIDIAKWHLYLNDAHLHTVVAQQLYSMLEDGNLDADKVGQVLQGIPVKLGGGKREVPLADLIPMQCQVQLMDVLEEFQRKM; encoded by the coding sequence ATGGCTAATACTACACAGGCGATCGAATCCTTAGCAGCCGAAATCGGCGAAAATGTCTACATTGACATTGCCAAGTGGCATTTGTATCTCAATGACGCCCACCTGCATACCGTTGTTGCCCAACAACTTTATTCAATGCTGGAAGATGGCAATTTAGATGCTGACAAAGTTGGACAAGTTTTGCAAGGAATTCCAGTCAAATTGGGCGGCGGCAAGCGGGAAGTGCCGCTGGCAGATTTGATTCCGATGCAGTGTCAAGTTCAGTTGATGGATGTGCTTGAAGAATTTCAGCGGAAGATGTAG
- the sfsA gene encoding DNA/RNA nuclease SfsA, whose amino-acid sequence MTGLIYKYPPLLPGILIKRYKRFFAEIELDSGEIITAHCPNTGPMTGVYIPGNPVLVSPSDNPKRKLAYTWELIKVCDTVPTWVGVNTGLPNRVVKLALELKLFPELGNYSLIQPEVVYGTDQKSRVDFWLTGEEKPIFLEVKNTTWVKEELALFPDTVTERGQKHLRELMEVVRQGSRAVMLYFINRGDCTDFAPGDSADRLYGELFRQAMSEGVEVLPCRFDVTPEGIRYLGLAKLDLLTPK is encoded by the coding sequence ATGACTGGCTTAATTTACAAATATCCTCCTCTTTTACCCGGAATTCTCATCAAACGTTACAAGCGATTTTTTGCCGAAATTGAACTAGATTCGGGAGAAATAATCACGGCGCACTGTCCGAATACTGGCCCGATGACTGGTGTTTACATTCCGGGCAATCCAGTGCTAGTATCTCCCAGCGACAATCCTAAACGCAAGTTAGCTTATACTTGGGAATTAATTAAAGTTTGCGACACTGTGCCAACTTGGGTGGGAGTTAATACTGGGCTGCCAAATCGAGTAGTTAAATTAGCTTTGGAATTGAAATTGTTTCCCGAGTTGGGCAATTACAGTTTAATTCAACCGGAGGTTGTTTACGGCACCGATCAAAAAAGTAGAGTGGATTTTTGGCTAACTGGTGAGGAAAAACCGATTTTTCTGGAAGTGAAAAATACAACTTGGGTAAAAGAGGAGTTGGCTCTATTTCCGGATACAGTGACGGAGAGGGGACAGAAACATTTGCGGGAATTGATGGAAGTGGTGCGACAGGGTTCGAGGGCTGTAATGCTGTATTTTATCAATCGCGGAGATTGTACTGATTTTGCTCCGGGGGATAGTGCCGATCGCCTTTACGGAGAATTGTTCAGACAGGCTATGAGTGAAGGTGTCGAAGTTTTGCCTTGCCGGTTTGACGTGACGCCAGAAGGCATTCGCTATTTGGGGTTAGCAAAACTGGATCTACTAACCCCTAAATGA
- a CDS encoding S8 family serine peptidase, whose translation MSEQPSFPLPATAQADETTGRYIITFREDAVTEGLDLLSDQTGIRGLANAADFPDSALDLSQIAAAGGAVFPTLGVAVVSLDEGGFSSIMTSAGEDSAILAIEPERTFYAIGDGLSADYLRAYRDAVNNLYEKATTTEAAEIRAQQCFSDDSESTWGLKATKVMNSLLTGSGMKVAVLDTGMDLQHPDFAGRSIVSQSFVPGEDVQDGFGHGTHCIGTACGFKDQNGRRYGIAHKSTIYVGKVLSNAGSGAGTWILAGMEWAIANGCQVISMSLGNTNPNPSTAYETVGRRALQNGCLIVAAAGNHGPTRTVGQPANSLSIMAVAAVDNCVQVPDFSATSDLVRGTKVDIAAPGVKVYSSLPVDKGRYDAWNGTSMATPHVAGIAALYAESTGKRGAELWQLLTSYAMALPLPNTRVGSGLVQAP comes from the coding sequence ATGTCTGAACAACCTAGTTTTCCCCTCCCAGCAACTGCCCAAGCCGATGAAACAACAGGGCGTTACATTATTACTTTCCGCGAAGATGCAGTGACAGAAGGATTAGACCTCCTGAGCGACCAAACTGGTATCAGAGGACTGGCAAATGCTGCCGATTTCCCCGACTCTGCTCTAGACTTGAGCCAAATTGCAGCAGCAGGGGGAGCGGTGTTTCCCACTCTCGGCGTTGCCGTCGTCTCGTTAGACGAAGGGGGTTTCAGCAGCATCATGACCTCAGCGGGAGAGGATTCGGCTATTCTGGCGATCGAACCAGAGCGCACTTTCTACGCCATTGGCGATGGTTTGTCGGCAGACTACCTGCGGGCCTATCGCGATGCGGTGAATAACCTGTACGAGAAAGCCACTACTACAGAAGCAGCAGAAATCAGAGCCCAACAATGTTTTTCTGATGATAGCGAGTCTACTTGGGGTCTGAAGGCAACGAAGGTGATGAACTCTCTGTTGACTGGTAGTGGAATGAAAGTTGCGGTGCTGGATACGGGGATGGATCTCCAACATCCCGACTTCGCGGGTCGATCGATCGTGTCGCAATCTTTCGTGCCTGGGGAGGACGTACAAGATGGGTTCGGTCACGGTACCCACTGCATCGGGACAGCCTGCGGGTTCAAAGATCAGAACGGCCGCAGGTACGGGATCGCTCACAAATCGACCATTTATGTCGGTAAAGTGTTGAGCAATGCCGGTAGTGGCGCTGGTACATGGATTCTGGCTGGGATGGAATGGGCGATCGCCAACGGGTGTCAAGTGATCTCGATGTCATTAGGAAACACCAATCCAAACCCCTCTACTGCTTACGAAACAGTCGGCCGTCGGGCACTGCAAAATGGGTGTCTGATCGTGGCAGCCGCAGGCAACCACGGACCAACCAGAACCGTTGGACAACCAGCCAATAGCCTCTCGATTATGGCTGTTGCAGCCGTCGATAACTGCGTCCAAGTGCCTGACTTCTCGGCTACCTCTGACCTAGTTCGAGGAACTAAAGTCGATATCGCCGCTCCTGGAGTGAAAGTATACTCATCACTGCCTGTGGATAAAGGTCGTTATGATGCCTGGAACGGCACTAGCATGGCTACACCTCACGTAGCTGGCATCGCGGCCCTGTATGCCGAATCGACTGGTAAACGAGGTGCTGAACTTTGGCAATTGCTGACTTCCTATGCTATGGCGCTACCGTTGCCGAATACTCGTGTCGGAAGCGGTTTAGTACAAGCTCCGTAA